A stretch of DNA from Lepus europaeus isolate LE1 unplaced genomic scaffold, mLepTim1.pri SCAFFOLD_503, whole genome shotgun sequence:
GGCCGAGCGGGGCGTTCGGGCCTCAGCAGCTCCTGCCCAGTGCGCGCCCGAGGCGCGCCGGGCCCCGGTCCGCGCTGGGCTGGCCGCCCGCCAGCGACCGCGCAGGGGGGCGTGGCCGGAGCAGGCGCccgccgcggggcggggccggcgggaggGGCGCGCCGTTGCCGGGCAACCGTTGCCAGGCGCGCCGTGCGTGCCGTGCGTCGGGCGCGCGGGCCGAGGCGGGAAGTGCGAGCGGCGGCGCCATGGGCCCCGGGCCCGGCGGGTCTTCTCCGCGGGCCCCGCGCGCGCCCGCAGCCTGGCAGCGCCCGTTCCTCAACGTCTTCAGGCACTTCAGGGTGGACGAGTGGAGGCGGGCGGCCAAGGAGGGCGACGTGGCCGTGGTGACGGTAGGCGCgggcggcggccgcgggggcCCGGCGCGCTCCTGGGCGCGCGGGGCCTGAGCCGGACGCCGCCTGCCGCCCGCAGGACAAGACCCTGAGGGGCGCGGTCTACCGCATCCGCGGCGCGGCGGCCGCCCGCAGCTACATCCAGCTGCCCCGCGCCGGCGCGCAGCCGCTCGGGCTCACCGGGCGGTACCTGTACGTGCTGTTCCGGCCGCTGCCCGCCAGCCACTTCGCCATCCACCTGGACGTGTCCACCGAGGTGCGGGGCCGGGCCCGGGGCCGCGCGCCCGCTGCCCCGCGCGCGCCGCCGCTCACCGCCGCGCCCGCCCGCGCAGGACGGCCAGGTCGTCCGCGTGTCTCTCTCCAGCCTCTTCAAGGAGTTCAGGTGCACGGCGTCGTGGCTGCAGTTCCCCTTCGCCTTCGGGGCGGCGGGCGCCGGCGCGCGCTGGACCTGCCTGCAGCTGGACCTGCGGGACACGCTGCTGCTCCACGGGCGCCGCCGCTACGGCCACCTCCGGGGCGTCCGGCTGTGCGCCAGCCTGCTGGTCAGGAACCTCTACACCAGCGACCTGTGCTTCGACCCGGGTGAGCGCTGCCCGCCTGGAGGCCGCCGCACGGGCACCACGGGCTGGGCGGGGCGCTGACCCCGGCCGCTCTTCCCCGTAGCTGTGACCGTCGCCGAGGCCCGGCGGGCGAAGCTGCCCGTCACCCCCGTGCCTCGGGAAATGGCTTTCCCGGTGCCAAAGGGGGAGAGCTGGCACGACCGCTACCTGCACATCCGGTGAGCCGCGGCGGCCCCTGGCGGCGGGCGGGCAGGCGGCCACGGCCCCGCGCTGAGCGCCTTCCTGCCCGCCTAGGTTTCCAAGTGACCGCCCCGCAGGGCCCTCCGAGCCGCCTCGGATAAGCTGCTCCCCTCCCGAGGCAGGTGGGCCTCGTGGGGacagggcagagccaggtgggGGCCCGGTGCCGAGCAGGCAGCCGGCAGGTGCGGGGGTCAGGAGCCGCACTCGTGTCTGGGCTTCCAGAACCCCGGGGGCGGCCCCAGGCCTCCCGGCCTCCGTGGGGAGTGCTGGGGTCTGGGGCGACAGTGGTGGTGTGGCTTCGGCCAGCCTGCTGCCCGCCCCCCGGGCGTCTGCTTCCTTGCAGCGACCCTGGGGCCTGTGCCGCAGCCGTTCCCTCGCCTGGGGGGCCTCGGCAAACCCGTGCAAGACAGCGCGTCCCCGTCCCCTGTGGTGCAGAGACCCAGCCCCGCAGCTGTGAGTGCTTGTCGCCCCCGAGCCAGGGCGGGGACCTGGCAGCCCAGCTCCTGACGGGCGCTGGTGTCCCCCCGCAGCCCCGCCGGGCACCCTCAGCGCCCGGCCGCCTGCCAGAGCACAGCTCGTCCTGCAGATGCTCGGAGGTGTCCGCTGTCAGTAGCCCTGAGCCCTCGGCCTCCGCGGAGGCTGCCGACCTGCACGCGGTCCCCGGTGACGGCCGCCCATGTGCCGCCGCGTCGGCTGCGGAGCCCACGGCCGCCCAGGACGCCAGCTCCGGAGAAGTGAGCACCCTCCCAGCGGGcggggccgctgcacctgcgtcCACCCTGGGCGGCCTCCCTCCCAGCACGCCCTGGGTCCCTGGAGGCCCTGCCACCGCGGCCGGGTCCTGCTCACCGTGGGTTCCGTTGCAGCGATCCCTTCCAGACCCGGTCCTGAGGCTCAGGGGTGTCGTCGGCTTCGGGGGCCACAGCACCAGATGGGTGAGGGGTCCCCTGTCCGCTTCCAAGACTGTCCTGCTGTGGGGGAAGGGCCGTGTCCCCGGGGAGGCACGGGGCTTCCCTGTGGCGCTCATGCCCTGCCCCGCCTTCTCCCTGCTTCTTGGACACAGCGGGCTTTTGTCTGAGCGCACGGCTGTGCCCTGCCCACTGGGCCCAGCCTGGGAGGCCTGACTGGGTCAAAGGGGCAAAGTGCTTGCGGAAGCTGTAGGTGTGGGTGAGGCGGGgtctcctgggtctcccgtgtgtgtgctGCCCTcggtgggagctgggcctgctCCTCCCGCTGGTCTGGCAggcccggggggtgggggtgctgccggtgccagcccctggctccgtgtgccaggccctgtggacCAGGGACGGGGCGGCTGTCGTGTACCCCTGCCACGCGGTCATCGTCGTCCTGCATGTCCACACCATGGAGCAGCGCTTCTTCCTGGGCCACACGGACAAGGTGGGTGCCGCCGCGGCCCGGCTGGCCCAGGCGCTGCTGCGGCCCCCTCCTCCACGgtctgcctccccaggtctccGCCCTGGCGCTGGACAAGGAGGACTCGCTGCTGGCCTCGGCCCAGGTGCAGCCCGGCGCGGTGCGGCTCTGGGACTTCCAGGCCGGGGGGTGCCTGTCCCTGCTGCAGAGCCCCGTgcacagcacctgctccctcaggtgggcctggggggcgcggggggtgggggtgggggggcgggccGGCCCGGGTGCTGACGCCTGACGATCCCTTGCAGCTTCTCCCAGAGCGGGGCCCTCCTCTGTGGTGTGGGCAAGGACTGCCACGGGAGAACGGTGAGGGCGGCCCGGCCGTGGTGGTGGGCAGGCGGTGGGCTCCCCCGGTGCTGTTTCTGTTGGGGAGGAGGAAGACGTGGGTGGGTGCGCAGCCTCTGTCTCAGCGTCCTGGCGGTGCCCGGCTCTGGCttttggctccagcttcctgccggtgtgCGCCCTGGTGGGTGGGAACTCTGTCTTCCTCCACCTGTCTCAGTGAATTtaaactttttagaaaaaaattcatctgtttgaaagtcacagttacagggCAGgcgtggataaagccgccgcctgggaCGCTGGCAGCCTGTGGGCGCCTGGCCGTGCGCTGGCTGCCccgctcctgacccagctccctctgtggcctggggaagccgtggaagacggcccaagtgcctgggccctgcgcccacgtgcGAGACCTAAAGCGCCTGgccagcgctggccgtggtggctatctggggagtgaaccagccggtggaaggtctctctctctctctcctgtaactctgcctctcaagtaaacaaatagacTTAAAGGAGAAGagtgaagtttttttaaaaagccccaaACAGCTTAGAAAGTGGTGGTGCCCTGCCACGCCCCCTTCCTGATGGGGATCCCGGGCCCCACGTGCTGGTGTCCACTCAGTGGGCGGAGCCTGGGAGGCGGCTCTGCCTGTGCGGGGGCATCGCCTCAGCCACACGTCACTCCTTCCGCTGTCCGCCCCGGGACCCCGCGCCGCCTCGCACTCAGAGTCGGGCACTGTTGGCTCAGGGCCGTCTGAGGGGACCCAGCAGGGTCTCCCGGAGCCACGGCAGCCGCCCAGGACCTCGGGGGcctgttgcaggtggtggtggccTGGGGCACGGCCCAGGTGAGCCTCGGTGGTGACGTGGTTGTTCTGGCAAAGGCGCACACCGACTTCGacatccaggccttccacgtcGCCCCTCTGGATGAAGCCCGGTGagtggcagcccccacccccgcccggtgctgtggcccgggcTGAGCCCTTGTTCCTGGTCTGTGTGTGCGGGAGTGGGGGCGTGAgtacgggtgtgtgtgtgcacgtgtgtgactgCACGGTGGGTGtccgtggggtgtgtgtgtgcacgtgtgtgactgCACGGTGGGTGtccgtggggtgtgtgtgtgcacgtgtgtgactgCACGGTGGGTGTCCGTGGggtgtgtgtatgcacgtgtgtgACTGCACGGTGGGTGtccgtggggtgtgtgtgtgcacgtgtgtgactgCACGGTGGGTGTCTGTGGGGTGTGTGGGTGCCCGTGTGTGGGTGCACAGTGGGTGTCCGTGGGGTGTGTGGGTGCCAGTGTGTGGGTGCACGGTGGGTGTCTATGGGGTGTGTGGGTGCCTGTGTGTGGGTGCACGGTGGGTGTCTATGGGGTGTGTGGGTGCCTGTGTGTGGGTGCACGGTGGGTGTCTATGAGGTGTGTGGGTGCCCTGTGTGGGTGCACAGTGGGTGTCCGTGGGGTGTGTGGGTGCCTGTGTGTGGGTGCACAGTGGGTGTCTGTGGGGTGTGTGGATGCCAGTGTGTGGGTGCACAGTGGGTGTCTGTGGGGTGTGTGGGTGCCCGTGTGTGGGTGCACGGTGGGTGTCTATGGGGTGTGTGGGTGCCTGTGTGTGGGTGCACAGTGGGTGTCTATGAGGTGTGTGGGTGCACGTGTGTGACTGCACGGTGGGTGtccatggggtgtgtgtgtgcacgtgtgtgactgCACGGTGGGTGTCCGTGGGGTGTGTGGGTGCCCGTGTGTGGGTGCACAGTGGGTGTCTATGGGGTGTGTGGGTGCCCGTGTGTGGGTGCACAGTGGGTGTCTATGAGGTGTGTGGGTGCACGTGTGTGGGTGCACGGTGGGTGTCTATGGGGTGTGTGGGTGCCCGTGTGTGGGTGCACAGTGGGTGTCTATGAGGTGTGTGGGTGCACGTGTGTGACTGCACGGTGGGTGTCCGTGGGGTGTGTGGGTGCCCGTGTGTGGGTGCACAGTGGGTGTCTATGGGGTGTGTGGGTGCCCGTGTGTGGGTGCACAGTGGGTGTCTATGAGGTGTGTGGGTGCACGTGTGTGGGTGCACGGTGGGTGTCTATGGGGTGTGTGGGTGCCCGTGTGTGGGTGCACAGTGGGTGTCTATGAGGTGTGTGGGTGCACGTGTGTGACTGCACGGTGGGTGtccatggggtgtgtgtgtgcacgtgtgtgactgCACGGTGGGTGTCCGTGGGGTGTGTGGGTGCCCGTGTGTGGGTGCACAGTGGGTGTCTATGGGGTGTGTGGGTGCCCGTGTGTGGGTGCACAGTGGGTGTCTATGAGGTGTGTGGGTGCCCGTGTGTGGGTGCACAGTGGGTGTCTATGGGGTGTGTGGGTGCCCGTGTGTGGGTGCACAGTGGGTGTCTGTCTATGAGGTGTGTGGGTGCCCGTGTGTGGGTGCACAGTGGGTGTCTATGAGGTGTGTGGGTGCCCGTGTGTGGGTGCACAGTGGGTGTCTATGAGGTGTGTGGGTGCCCGTGTGTGGGTGCACAGTGGGTGTCTGTGGGGTGTGTGGGTACCCATGTGTGGGTGCACAGTGGGTGTCTATGAGGTGTGTGGGTGCCCGTGTGTGGGTGCACAGTGGGTGTCTATGGGGTGTGTGGGTGCACAGTGGGTGTCTGTGGGGTGTGTGGGTGCCCGTGTGTAGGTGCACAGTGGGTGTCTGTATGGGGTGTGTGGGTGCCCCTGTGTGGGTGCACGGTGGGTGTCTATGGCGTGTGTGGGTGCACAGTGGGTGTCTATGGGGTGTGTGGGTGCCCGTGTGTGGGTGCACAGTGGGTGTCTATGGGGTGTGTGAGTGCCTTTGTGTGGGTGCACAGTGGGTGTCTGTGGGGTGTGTGGGTACCCATGTGTGGGTGCACAGTGGGTGTCTGTGGGGTGTGTGGGTGCCCGTGTGTGGGTGCACAGTGGGTGTCCGTGGGGTGTGTGGGTGCCCCTGTGTGGGTGCACAGTGGGTGTCTGTGGGGTGTGTGGGTGCCCCTGTGTGGGTGCACAGTGGGTGTCTGTGGGGTGTGTGGGTGCCCCTGTGTAGGTGCACAGTGGGTGTCTATGAGGTGTGTGGGTGCCCGTGTGTGGGTGCACAGTGGGTGTCCGTGGGGTGTGTGGGTGCCCCTGTGTGGGTGCACAGTGGGTGTCTGTGGGGTGTGTGGGTGCCCGTGTGTGGGTGCACAGTGGGTGTCTGTCTATGAGGTGTGTGGGTGCCTGTGTGTAGGTGCACAGTGGGTGTCTGTGGGGTGTGTGGGTGCCCGTGTGTAGGTGCACAGTGGGTGTCTGTATGGGGTGTGTGGGTGCCCCTGTGTGGGTGCACAGTGGGTGTCTATGGGGTGTGTGGGTGCACAGTGGGTGTCTATGGGGTGTGTGGGTGCCCGTGTGTAGGTGCACAGTGGGTGTCTATGGGGTGTGTGGGTGCCCTGTGTGGGTGCACGGTGGGTGTCTGTGGGGTGTGTGGGTGCACAGTGGGTGTCTGTGGGGTGTGTGGATGCCAGTGTGTGGGTGCACAGTGGGTATCTATGGGGTGTGTGGGTGCCCTGTGTGGGTGCACGGTGGGTGTCTATGGCGTGTGTGGGTGCCCTGTGTGGGTGTCTGTATGGGGTGTGTGGGTGCCCGTGTGTGGGTGCATAGTGGGTGTCTATGGGGTGTGTGGGTGCCCGTGTGTGGGTGCACAGTGGGTGTCTGTATGGGGTGTGTGGGTGCCCCTGTCGGTGCACGTGTGGCGTCTGCGTGTGCGAGCGTGGGCCCACACCTCCATGCCCGGCAGGATGGCCTCGTGCGGGCGGGGCAGCGTGCGGCTGTGGCGGCTGCGTGGCGGGGCGCTGCGCTCCTGCCCGGTGGACCTGGGGGAGCACCACTCGCTGGACTTCACGGACCTGGCCTTCGAGCAGGCCCAGGACAGCAGCCGAGAGCCCACGGCCCGCACCCTGTGAGCGCTGCCCTTCCCTTGCCTGGCCTGGGTGGGGCCCCAGCGCCCGAGCCCACGGCTCACCTCTCCCGTCCCCTCCCGGGGCAGCTACGTgtgcagccgcagcggccacctCCTAGAAGTGGACCTCCAGCGCCTGGCCGTGCGGCGTGCCCGCCGCCTGCTGCCCACACACATGCCCGGCGGCCCCCGCTCCCGGAAGCAGCCCTTCGGCTCAGGTAGGGGGCGTCCGCTGTGCTGGGGGAGCGGCTTTGAGGCTGTGGTGCTGACGCCCCGGCCCCCAGGCCCCGGGATCGCTCTCAGCAGCGTCAGTGTCTCCGCCGCCGCATGTGCTGTGGGCTCCGAGGACGGCTACCTGCGGCTCTGGCCCCGGGACTTCTCCTCGGTGCTCCTGGAAGCGGGTGAGCGTGAGCACCCACGGCCAGCCCAgggcgggcagggggagggaggctgggcctggggccccggcACGGGCAGCACCATGCCTGCACTGGACAGCAGGTGCCTCTGGAGCCCTGGGGTGCGCCAGTGCCGGGGCTGCTCACACGCGGGGTGGGGCCGGCAGGGAGCCCGGGGCTGCTCACACGAGGGGTGGGGccggcagggagcccagggctctgGGCAGGCAGCACTGGGCTGTCTCAGGTGGAAGCTGAGCAGCGGGTGCCCAGCTGGCCATGCCCTTTGCGCAGAGCACGAGGGCCCGGTCAGCTCGGTGCGTGTCAGCCCCAATGGCCTGCGCGTGCTGTCCACCACGTCCTCGGGCCACCTGGGCTTCCTCGACATCCCGGCCCAGGAGTACACGGTGCTGGTGCGCTCCCACGTGGCCTCGGTGCGGGGCTTATCCACGGAGCGCAGCCGGGGCCAGCTGGCCACCGTGTCGGTGGACCACACTGTCCGCATCTGGGACCTGGCCACTCTGCGGCAGGTGAGGGGTGGCGGTGTGTGGGCCCAGTGGGGGCCCCGGGTACGTCCTGGCCACTTGGAGACCTCTTGCCCGTCGAGGTCCTTCACCGTGGCCCCGCCCACAGCTGTATGACTTCACGTCGAGCGGCGAGGCCCCGTGCACCGTGGCCTTCCACCCTGCCTGGCCGACCTTCTTCTGCGGGTTCTGCAGTGGGGCCGTGCGCGCCTTCAGCCTGGAGGGCCCCGAGGTCCTCATGGAGCACACGTAGGTCCTGGGCGGCTGCAGGGAGCTGCCGGGCTGCCGTGCGCGTGGGGTCGGGGACGGTGTCCTCCCggggctgcctccccagcccagcgTCAGTGGGCTGCTGTGTGTGGCACAGGCATCACCGCGGAGCTGTCACCGGCCTGGCCGTCACGCCCGACGGCAGCCTCCTGTTCAGCGCCTGCGCCCGTGGCACCCTCACCCAGTACAGCTGTGCTGTCCCCCGGTGCTGCGTCCTCCGAGTGGCAGGTCAGGCCCCCAAGACAGCAGGCCGCACCCTCACACTGGGGCCCCATTTGCAGCCCCGCGCGTGGCCGTGTAAGAGGCCTTGCTGTCCAGGGCCCCGGGGAGACAGcccccaaagccaggggccagccgGGGCTGTGCCCTCTGCTCCAGGAGATGGGCTGCCTGGACACAGGGCCTCCGCCCCCTTCCTGGGGCCACCAGAGCCCAGGCCGATTGAGCAATCGCTTGGTCACCCCAGCCCTGGAGAAGTCCCAGCTCCCCCGGAAGTGCTGGGCGCCCACCGGCATTGTGGCTCTGATGGCGAGGGGCCACCTCCCTGGGCTGGCGCTCCCCACAGGGGCCTCCTCAGCCCCACCCTGTGTGTGCTCTGACCCCTGCCCCCGCTGCCACAGCAAACGTGGTGTGCCCAGACGCCCGCCCAAGCCCCAGCACCCTGGTGGTCAGCGGGGACAGCCACCTGCTGGCTTTTGTGGGCCCCTCCAAGCACGCAGTGACCGTCATGGACTCGGCCTCCCTGGACGAGGTGCGTcggcaggctcctggctgcaatcCAGCGCCCTTGGCTCCGCATGGGTGGGCCCGGGGTGGAGTCTCAGGGCCCTGGGCAGACCGGAGGAGGGGCACATCTGCTCCTGGGGTGCGCTGGCTcccacagggcaggggaggggcgttGGGCTGCTCCCGACGGCCGCCTCCCTTGGCTCCACTGGGTGGGCCCGGGGTGGAGTCTCAGGGCCCTGGGCAGACCGGAGGAGGGGCACGTGTGCTCCTGGGGTGCGCTGGCTcccacagggcaggggaggggcgttGGGCTGCTCCCGACGGCCGCCTCCCTTGGCTCCGCATGGGTTGAGGCCCATGGCCACTGCCGCTTCTCCCCAGCTGCTGCGGGTTGACATCAGTGCCCTGGACCCGGCCGGCAGTCGCCTGGACTCAGCTGTGGCCGTCTGCTTCGGCCCCGTCCCCTCAGGCCACCTGCTGGTGTCCACGTCTTCCAGCAAGGTCATCGTGCTGGATGCCACGTCAGGCCGCACCCTCAGGAAGGtgaggcctggggctgcaggccaggacacCCCACAGCCGGGGGCGCTCCGCCGAAGGCAGCATCTCCCAGGAGCGCTCTGTTGCAGCTGTGTGGCGTCCACCCCGTGGCCTGTCCCTCCCTGGCCCTCAGTGAGGATGcccgcttcctgctgatggccgcTGGCCGGGCAGTCAAGGTGTGGGACTACACCCAGGCCGGCCCTGACTGCCAGGTGGGTGGTGTGGACAGGCGGAGGCCTCAGCCGTGCGGGTCTCCTGGGCTGCTGGGGAGCCCCCTGGAGGCCCAagtggtggggtggggtaggaCGTGGGGGAGGTCAGAGGTGGTGGGGAACCCTGGCCAGGGTGTGTCTGCCAGGGCCTCAAGCCCAGGGGGCCGGGGGATTGGGAGCCTCGCGGGGTCCCCAAGAGTGACGGCCACCCCTCCTAGGTGTACGTTGGCCACTCGGAACCCGTGCAGGCCGTGGCCTTCACCCCCGAccagcagcaggtgctcagcataGGGGACACCGTGTTCCTGTGGGATGTGCTGGCAGCCCCCCCCAGGCAAGTGTCTGCCCTCAGCCGTGTGCGTCCCGGCCACGCACCGGCCCGCCTCACACCTGTGCTTCCtcctgcagcagcccaggcctgCTCAGGACACCGGCAGCCCGTGAGGCCGGTGAGTGCCTGGTGGGGGTGGGCGTGGAGCTGCTGTCCCAccggctgccccccccccccgcacacccTGTCAGGTCTGCAATGCCGTGCCactccctctgtcccctggcccaggcccaggccgctGCAGGGCGCGGCGTCCCCGAGTCCAGGCCCAGGCCGCGGCAGGGCGCGGCGTCCCCGAGTCCAGGCCCAGGCCGCGGCAGGGCGCGGCGTCCCCGAGTCCAGGCCCAGGCCGCGGCAGGGCGCGGCGTCCCCGAGTCCAGGCCCAGGCCGCGGCAGGGCGCGGTGTCTGGCGCCTGTTGGCACCCCTGGCAGGAGGCGCTTGTGCCGTCTCGGGCATCCTGCTGTGGCTGGACATCCGCGGAGCTCCCCGAGTGTGGTGCTGCTTAGGGGGCAGGGGTCCTGGCCAGCCTTGGGAGGGTCCACTGCGCAGGGCCCTCGCAGCAGGTGCTCAAGTGGATGGCCTTGGGTGGCGCAGGGCCAGGGAGCGCGGcttctctcccctgctccccaggcATGTGCCCTGCCTTGGATGACGAGAGCCGGCATGCTGAGGGGCCACCCAAGACCCCAGGCTCACCTGTGCTGGCAGAAGAGGAGGCCGGCGGGGCTGGTGACGGGGCTGTGGAGGCTACGAAGGACTCCCCCTGTCCCCACAGCCAACTCAGTAAGTGGTGTGGCTGGCTGgatgggcagggatgaggtgcagGTGGCGTAAGGGTGGTCAGGCACACCCCTGCATGGATGAGCCGAGCCTGTGGCCGCCTGGTACAGCTCCCACTGTCCGTCAGGGCGGGGACTCTGTGCCGAGGTCACATGGCTCCTTCTCCACAGCAGGTGCCCAGAGCACCTGGACAGCGCGCCCAGATTCCTGCACGCACTCCACGCCTCTGTGCGAGGCCTCCAGGCTGGCCAGGGTTGTCCACGAACCCCAGTCTGCCGAGGTTTGTGGGTTTGTGGGAGCCTGCCTCTCCCCAGtgggctccccagggcctccGTGGGCTGGCAGTGATTTGGGCCTTGgggacctgctgcccccaggggcaCCCCTCCATCCTGCACTCAGTGTCGTCCAGGGCACAGACCGGGCCTGGCAGTCCTGCTGAGCCCGGCAGCCCTCCCTGAGAGCCCCACGGGCCCCAGCTCCCCATGCTCCCGGCTCCGCCCCGGATGCAGGCTTCGGGGGCCGGCAGCTGTGCCATGAGTGCCATCTCTGCTTCCTCACAGCGCCTCCCCCCGCCTGCCGGGAGCAAGCAGCTGCACCTGAAGGCCGTCGTGGGCTACAGTGGGAACGGGCAGGCCAGCGTGGTCTGGAGGCCCGACACAGGTAG
This window harbors:
- the WDR90 gene encoding WD repeat-containing protein 90, producing the protein MGPGPGGSSPRAPRAPAAWQRPFLNVFRHFRVDEWRRAAKEGDVAVVTDKTLRGAVYRIRGAAAARSYIQLPRAGAQPLGLTGRYLYVLFRPLPASHFAIHLDVSTEDGQVVRVSLSSLFKEFRCTASWLQFPFAFGAAGAGARWTCLQLDLRDTLLLHGRRRYGHLRGVRLCASLLVRNLYTSDLCFDPAVTVAEARRAKLPVTPVPREMAFPVPKGESWHDRYLHIRFPSDRPAGPSEPPRISCSPPEAATLGPVPQPFPRLGGLGKPVQDSASPSPVVQRPSPAAPRRAPSAPGRLPEHSSSCRCSEVSAVSSPEPSASAEAADLHAVPGDGRPCAAASAAEPTAAQDASSGERSLPDPVLRLRGVVGFGGHSTRWALWTRDGAAVVYPCHAVIVVLHVHTMEQRFFLGHTDKVSALALDKEDSLLASAQVQPGAVRLWDFQAGGCLSLLQSPVHSTCSLSFSQSGALLCGVGKDCHGRTVVVAWGTAQVSLGGDVVVLAKAHTDFDIQAFHVAPLDEARMASCGRGSVRLWRLRGGALRSCPVDLGEHHSLDFTDLAFEQAQDSSREPTARTLYVCSRSGHLLEVDLQRLAVRRARRLLPTHMPGGPRSRKQPFGSGPGIALSSVSVSAAACAVGSEDGYLRLWPRDFSSVLLEAEHEGPVSSVRVSPNGLRVLSTTSSGHLGFLDIPAQEYTVLVRSHVASVRGLSTERSRGQLATVSVDHTVRIWDLATLRQLYDFTSSGEAPCTVAFHPAWPTFFCGFCSGAVRAFSLEGPEVLMEHTHHRGAVTGLAVTPDGSLLFSACARGTLTQYSCAVPRCCVLRVAANVVCPDARPSPSTLVVSGDSHLLAFVGPSKHAVTVMDSASLDELLRVDISALDPAGSRLDSAVAVCFGPVPSGHLLVSTSSSKVIVLDATSGRTLRKLCGVHPVACPSLALSEDARFLLMAAGRAVKVWDYTQAGPDCQVYVGHSEPVQAVAFTPDQQQVLSIGDTVFLWDVLAAPPSSPGLLRTPAAREAGMCPALDDESRHAEGPPKTPGSPVLAEEEAGGAGDGAVEATKDSPCPHSQLTGAQSTWTARPDSCTHSTPLCEASRLARVVHEPQSAERLPPPAGSKQLHLKAVVGYSGNGQASVVWRPDTGFFAYTCGRLVVVEDLHSGAQQHWRGHPEDVATLALSHDAQVLASASGRGGTAAACQIRIWDVPAGLCQQLLSSPHSAVRALAFSPDDRLLVTLGDCGDGALALWSTATYELLLSTRLLEPVHAVAFSPWGAGELAGVGPGTVTSWLLRQHGTDVSLQARRDPVPEEVGVEELTSLCYGAVPLLYCGSSCGLVCVWDTHVGRCFLAWEADDSEIGVLLCSGSRLLSGSHAKRLRLWAVGAVPELRRKGSGARSTSVFLEHELTLDGAVVTASFDDSMDMGVVGTTAGTLWYVGWAEGTSTRLVSGHREKVNEVVFSPSGPHCATCSEDGSVRVWSLATMELVIQFQVLNQSCLCLAWSPPSCARAEQQRVVAGYGDGTLRVFRLARTALELKMRPHWAALTAVAFSTDGQTILSGDELGLVAVSRPHAGLTFRVLSDHQGAPISVLQSTSRQCGDVGAEGTDLWLAASGDQRVSVWASDWLRDHCEPVDWLSFPAPAALEAPGRPPPCLAAFCPWDRALLVCVGLGSRKEVMLYSLRQKQVLDKIPLPCSAVSLSLSPAAQLMAIGLTGCALRLVDCASGTSQDFAGHDDSLHLCRFTPSSRMLFTVAYNRILVWEVTELRPRGQDRPLACAEGPVPVGAPSVPCRV